In Terriglobia bacterium, the genomic window GTTCTGGAAACTTCCGGAGACGTAACCGTCCGATGTGCCCAGGTTCTTGGCATAAGTGTATGCGGTGAGGAGGGACAATCCGTTCGCAAAGCGTTTTTCCAGTTTGGCCTGGAACGAATTGTAGAACATCGACAACTGTGCGTAATCGAGAGGGAGGAGCGAAACGAGGTTCGGCAGAACATTGAAATATCGCCGGCCCATGTTTCCTGTGGGATCAGAGAAATTAGAGTCCCGAGGTTCGGTGGGTGAGTTCAGGTCGCCCGTTTCATGGTTCCACAGGCGGTAACCGCGTGTTGCCACATAACCAACCTGCGCCACCCAGTTCTGGCCAAGTTGATGCTGGACCGTAAAATTCCACTCCATGATTTTGGGCATCCAGCGCTTGGGTCCCTGGACGCGCAGGTTTCCGGCGGGATGCAATGGGTCGGGAAAGATGATTGTCGAAGGAAAGCCGGACGAGACCAATTGGCTGGTTGTAGGAATGCTACCCGCTGAAAAATCATGGCTGGCAAAGTCCAGGAATGGCGGATTCAAGCCCAGGTCATCGAAGATGTTTCCCTGCGGCGAGTAGAACACCCCATAAGCACTCCTCACTACAGTAGTCTTATGGCCGAAGGGGGTCCAGGCAAAGCCAACACGGGGCCCCCAATCGCCATAATCGAAGGCTACACCGGCATGTGGCTCGCTGACCGCGTTGGGCCCGGCGTCCTGGTCATTGACAACGATGGCCCGCTGAAAGTCAAAATTCCCGATGCGCCCGGCGGCCGGCGAGAAAATGGAGTAGCGCAGCCCCAGATTGAGGGTCAAGTCCGGCGTGGCGCGGAAATCATCCTGGACAAATTCGTCGAGGCTCCAGTAGCGGGTCGGGAATCTTCCTTGGAGAGCGTCGCGTTCACTGTGGTTCGGCACTCCCAGCAAAAGGTCGGCCAGCGCGTTTCCGCCATCTCCCGTCAATAAGTCCTGGGTATACGACCCGTCGAATTCAAACCGCCCCTTCGAAGACTGCAACTGGAAGAAATTCCGCTGCATCTTGATATATCTCACCCCAAATTTCAGGGTGTGCTTACCCACCATCTTGGTGAGAACTCCTGACAGATCGGCCATGTTTTCGGCTGCAAATTCGGGCGTCCAGAGCGAATCTCCCAACCCTGTGAAGCCCGAAACGTCGAAAGCCGTCAGCCCTGAAGTTGTGAGGTCGCCCCGGTTAGCTCCGGGAATGCCGAGCTGCTCAGATAGATTATTGCCGTACTGCAGCGGGTTGGCCTTCACCAGATATCGTTCCCAGGCTCCCGTCACAACCGCAAGCATGGTGGGGCTGAAGGTATGGGTCCACCCAATTGCCGCATTCTGCGCTTTATTGGTGCCATCACTTGGGCAGCAATCCGTTCCGCCGAGATCACCCAGTGGACCCGGCGTGTGCGCCCGGACGTCATCAAACGTGTAGTGTCCAAAAAACTGGTCCTGCGCGCGCCATGGAAAATCGACTTTGATGTCAGTGGAATCTTCGTCCTGAGTGTACTTGGGGTTCAAAAGATAATTGTTCACAACGCCCGGCCGGTTCGGGAGCGGGTAAAGGTTCACGACATTTTGCGCGACAGAATTGATGCGGCCCGCAGGAATTACAAACGGATCGGCAGGGTTGAGAAGAGCGCGAGCGCCGGTATTCGGGTCTGTGGTATACGGGTCAAACAGCGGCGTGCCCATTTCGGAAAAGTCACCGGTGCGCTCCAGCGGGGTCGGGACCGTGGAGAGATACGTTTGCCCCTGGCGGATGCGCGTTCCCTGATAATCCCCAAAAATAAAAAGTTTGTCCCTGATGATGGGACCGCCCGCGGAGCCTCCGAACTGGTTCCGGCGAAATGCGGGGCGCGTATCGTCAAAAAAGTTTCGAGCATCGAGTTTGTCGTTTCGAACGAATTCCCAAAAGTTACCATGGAGCTGGTTGGTTCCGGATTTGAGCACGATATTAACAGCGGCGCCGCCCCGTCCGAACTCGGCGCTCATGGCGTTTTCTTCTGTCCGGAATTCCTGGATTGCATCCGGTGGCGGTAAGGCCACCACACCGCCAAGACCCCATTCATTGTTGTCTACGCCATCCATCAGGAAATTGTTCTGCGAGGCCGAAATCCCATTGACGGTGAGCCCTTCATTGGCCCGTACGTCCTCGAAAACTCCCCCGCCGACATTGGCCCCGGGTGGGGCCATGTTGGCGCCCGGGCCCAGATACGCCAGGGCAATAAAGTTCCGGCCATTGAGCGGCAGGTCAACGATGCGGCGCGCGGTTTCAATAGTGCCCAGGGATGAACTCTGACTTTGAACCAGCGGTGGGGCCGCTGAAACCTCCACGCTTTGGGTTACTTGCCCGATTTCCAAAGTTGCGTCAACGCGTGTTGTCTGGTTCACACTGACGGAGACATTGCTATGGAGGGTCCGCTTGAACCCCGACTTTTCGAAAGCGACCGTGTACTGGCCGATGGGGAGATTGGTGGCAAGAAAATTTCCCGAGCTGTCGCTTGTGAGCCGCGTTGTCTGCTGGGTACCAATATTGACGATGGTCACCGCTGCGTCGGGGACGACTGCTCCACTCGAATCCGTCACCGTCCCGGCAACACCGCCTCTGTCAACTTGCGCCTCCACGGTTGCGACTCCCCAAAAGACCATACATGCCACGATGACAACACATTTCGCTGCCTGCATGATGCACCTTTGCATTGCCAGTGCCTCCAGTTTCTTGAGATTCAGAAGCTGTTTTCAGCTCGATGCCGTAGCGGATCCGCCATTTTTCCGCGGTCCCGGTACAGCAAGGAGACCACTATCTGGCCATTTCTGAATCCCCAGGGTAGTTCACGTTAATGAAATGCGAAAAAGACATCCTCCCGGCATGCTGACGATGAAATCGAACCATCAGGGCTCGTGACCCAAACCCTGATGTTCCCTCTGTTCCGCCAGTCATTCCGCAGGTGAGGTCGAGTATAATTGGCGGCCCAGCCTTCAGTCAATCATTAATTTTCTTGAGAATTAATGGCAGCAGCCGCCGGGGAAATTGGATCAGGCCAGGCCAGCCAGAATATCAAGCAGCCATATAAACAGCAACATACGGGCCGTCGCGCTTCTCGGCCCACTGCCAGGAAGCCAATAACCGACCCAGGACACGGCGCACCCTTCGTGACTGGCGGTACTTTTCCTGCGATCAAGGTTGGAAAGGTCAGTTCACATCAGAAAAATTTACTGGCTGCGGCAGGCGGGAGTTGTTCTAAGGGGAGAATTAAGACGGGCGAAATCGCCACGCGCCTCACGATTTACTTACCAGGTCTGGCTGTCTCCACGATGAGAAACTTCTTGATTTCACTTTGATGATGCGACATCTCGGAGCGTTCTTCCTGCGATAAAAGGGAGTATTGAGCAAGTTCTTGCCCGGCCATCTTCAGCTTCCCTGTTTTCCGGTAGACTTGGCCAAGCTGGTAGTGGCTTATTGCGGAGTCAGGATCGATCCTGATCGCTTCCAGAAACTGGGAGATCGCATTTCCAAAGTCATTGCGGGACGCATAGATCTGCCCCAACTCAAGATGCGCAAGGGCGTAATCGGGCTTCAGACTTATCGCACGCTTCAAGTATTCTTCGGCAGCGGCCAGGCCGGCGGGCTTGCCCATCCCTTCGCCAGATTGAAAAATGCTGACGCCGCAGTAATAGAGAGCTTCGGCGCTCGATGGGTGGGCCTCAGCGAGTTGGCGCAAGCGCCCGCTGATCTTTTGGTATCCGCCGGGTGTGAGAAAAGAAGACAGCGTATTCCATGCCGCAATTGCAGCCGGGGCAGAAGGGCTGATTTCAATCGCATCCAGAAAAGCCTGCTCCGCCTCCGGGTACTGGTGCAACCCGTAATGGGCATAACCCAGACCCACCTTCTCGCGGAGAGTGCCGGGAAACTTTGTGTCGGCCACTTCGAATGCATCGAGTGCGGGCCGAAATGCGTAATGCGACAGGTATTCCATTCCGAGGTCGAAGTAGTATTCTTCGCTCGCCGGATTGAGGTCCACGGCCCGCCGCAAATCTCGCGCGGCCTGAACGTAATTCCCGCTTTGCTCTTCCACCGAACCTAGCAGATTATAGAGCGCGGCCGAAGGCTTATGCTGCAGGGCGGATTGAATCACGCTAATGGCCTCCTGGGAGTTGCCCATTTGCTGGCAGGAAAGCGCCAGATTGTACGCCGCCGCCTCATTGGCGGGGTCCGCCTGCAAGGTGGCCCTGAACTCGGGTATGGCCTGCTTGAACGATCCTGCGGAGGCGAACATCGTACCTAGAGCGAAATGCTGCTGAGCGGAGAACCCTGCAGGAGGAGGTGGAAGCGCACGAATCTCATTTGGGTCCCTGCTTTTGACCGCCGCGCGGACCCAGGATGAATAGATTTCGATTTCTCCAGGATCGAAGTGGTATGCACGGGAATAATCCCGGGCCGCCGCAGGCCAGTTTTGCAGGTCCTCTTCCGTTGACCCTGAAAGAGCATAATATTTCGTAGCGAATTCGGGCTGGGCAGGGGCGGGCATCTTCGCGAGGACCTCTCGAGCCTCCCTCGGTCGCTTCAGATCGCGCAAAGCCAGGGCATACTCATAGCCGGCCCGGAAGTTACCGGGGTTCGAACTCCACGCAGTTTTTAACATTTCCGCCGCTTGTGCGGGTTGATTGGATCCAAGAAGAATCGTGCCGAGCCCCAGCAAGGCCCTGAAATTGTCTTGCTCGCGGTCAAGCGCCAACTTGAAAAGCCGCGCCGCCTCGTCTGACTTTCCCAACTGGAAATACAGCACGCCCAGATCGGCATAGCCCAGAGCGCGTTTGGGAGCCAATTGAATCACTTTTTGAAAGCTGGCTTCGGCCTTATTAGCGTGTCCTATTGAACTCTCGGCAAGCCCCTGCAAGTCGTACAGTTGCCAGTCGGAAGGGTTCTTATCCAGCCCCGCGCGGATTGCCGCAAGCGCCTGATCCACCTGATGGCTTTTCAGCAGATTTACCGCCTGAGTGTATTCGGCGGAATTCGGACTGTTGGGAACCGCCGCCGATGGCATACGCGTTTGTCCCAAGGCCACGGGAACGATCAGGAAAACCAGCATGGCATGACGGTAAAGCCACTTATGGGACAGAAAAATGACGATCAGGCAATTCCAAAACATACCAGAGGATTGACCACTCTCCAGGAACTTACAAATTCTGCATCGTGACGCCGCACCTTCATCAAAATTACCACGGTTCCTGCGCCACTATGCCTTTGCCTTCCTCGATGGTCACCAGTCGATTGGCCGGCACGCGCTCCAGAACCTGTGTGCTTCCGCTCAACCAGCGCACCTCCATGCGCGCCGAGCGCACGTTCGGTCCCAGGCCGAAGTGCAATCGCAGATCATTCTGCGAACAGAAGCTGCCGCCGCTTCTGACCTCCTGCATTGCCCGCTGCGCTCCAGCGATTACAGTTACTCGTGAACCGATGGCGGATTTATTGGTTTTCGTCCCGACGAGCCTGATGAGCAGCCACGAATTCGACGAAGGCCGCTGGTTGCGAAGCAAAGACGGCCGGTCGTTGATGTTGTTCACCACCAGGTCGAGCTGTCCGGTGTGGAACAGGTCGCCAACGGCCAGCCCCCGGCCACAGCGCGATTCTGAAAACGCGGGCCCGGATTCTGCAGAGATGTCTTCGAATCGTCCGTTACCCAGATTGCGGAAAAGAAGATTTTTGCCGCTTTCGGACGCCATGGGATGATGGCTGTTCACGCCAGGAGGATAAATCGGGCCCGTAACAATCACGATGTCCTGGCTGCCGTCGTTGTCAAAATCCAAAAATGCCGTTCCCCATTTCACATTCTGCACGGCCCCCGCAAGCCCTGCTTGGACCGTAACGTCTGTGAAGAATCCCTGCCCATCATTGTGGAAAAGGGCAGGGGGTTCGTCCGAGAAATTTGTTTTCAGAATATCGAGCCTTCCATCACCGTCGTAGTCGCCTACGTCAACGCCCATGCCGGCCTGGGTATGGCCATTGCTGTTAAATGCCACACCAGCCAGAAGGCCAATCTCTGAAAAGGCGCCGTCGTGATTGTTTTGGTAAAGCAGGCTGGGAGTGGAATCGTCCGCCACATAAATATCGGGCCAACCGTCGTTATCAAAGTCGGCCACCAGCGGTGTAAACCCATAGGTGGGGCGCGTCTTCAGGATTCCTGCCTTCTCCGATACGTCCGTAAAAGTACCGTCGCCGTTGTTGCGGTAGAGGGTGTTGAAAGTCCCCTTCAAGCCCGCGACGCCATACAGAACGGGCGATTGAGTGCCCTCAAGATTCGGATTGCTGCCATACAAGGTGAGCCCGTATTGGTAGTCGACGTAATGAGAAACGAACAGGTCGAGACTGCCGTCACGGTCGTAGTCGAGAAAGGCGGCGCCTGAATTCCATGCCGGCGGCGACGCATTGAGGCCCGCGCCGCGCGTGACGTCTGTGAACGTTCCGTCATGGTTGTTGTGGTAAAGAAGATTGTGGCCGTACTGGGTGACAAACAAATCCGGGAACCCGTCATTGTCGTAATCGCCAACGCACACTCCCTGGCTCCAGCCGTGGGATGTGAGACCCGCCTTCAGGGTCACATCCGTAAAGGTCCCGTCGCGATTATTTCGGTAGAGATGATTGGTGGGAGCTTCGCCCTCGTGAAAACCGTGTAGTCCCCAGCAATTCAGCAGGAAGATGTCCAGCCAGCCGTCGTTGTCATAGTCAATCAGCGCCACGCCGCCGCCCGTGGTAGCCAAAAGGAAATCATTTGATGGGTCGCCTTGCAGCACGGTCCTGGCGGTCAGCCCGGCGCGACCGGCAACATCGACATAGTGAGGAAAGGCTGCGCCCTGAGCAGACGCCGCAGGAAACTGTGGCCACAGGCGCTTCCTTGCCAGGCAGGAGACGGACGCCGCGCCCAAAAGTTGAAGCACCTGCCTTCTATTCATTTGGGCTCCCAATCCTCGCCGGTGCACAAAGACCCGCCCTCATGGCGCGCGGTTCTCAGCCTGCGGTGCTTTGCATTGATGCCTGGTGGGGCATGCCCAGCACCTTTTCAAATGCAAAAATAATTTCGTCTTCGTCCTGGGCGGTCAGGCAGGAAGGGATGGCGATGATAATGCTGCGTTCGAAGAGATCATCTGCCGACGGGCAGGTTCTGCGTTCATAACTCGGGTGCGAGGCCGCGTTTTCAGCCAGGTCCCACGGGAATCCACGGCCGTCAACGCTGGCGCGTTCCAGCAGGCTGGTATTGTTGCTGTAGAGGTGCAGCCCCCAGTCGGTCATAACAAGATTCGACATCCCCTGCGGGTAAGTAGCGATGCCTTCCGCCCGCAGCGCCGCGCAGACTGCCTGCGCCGTTCGAGCGTCTGGGTAGGTTGTAATCAGGAAGCAACCTGTGTCTCCTGCGGGGTCCACAATCTTCCGCAACTGCACCTGGGGAAACTTTTCCAGGGCTTCCCGGATGCGGTACTTGCTCCTGTGCATCGACTCAATGACGCGCGGAAGCTTGCGCAGTTGAACGCGCAGAATAGCCGCCCTGATTTCATCCATGCGGTAGCCGCGTCCCCACAGGCGGGCCGAGGGGTCGTTCTGAAGCAAGCGCCCGCGCGCTTC contains:
- a CDS encoding carboxypeptidase regulatory-like domain-containing protein; the encoded protein is MQRCIMQAAKCVVIVACMVFWGVATVEAQVDRGGVAGTVTDSSGAVVPDAAVTIVNIGTQQTTRLTSDSSGNFLATNLPIGQYTVAFEKSGFKRTLHSNVSVSVNQTTRVDATLEIGQVTQSVEVSAAPPLVQSQSSSLGTIETARRIVDLPLNGRNFIALAYLGPGANMAPPGANVGGGVFEDVRANEGLTVNGISASQNNFLMDGVDNNEWGLGGVVALPPPDAIQEFRTEENAMSAEFGRGGAAVNIVLKSGTNQLHGNFWEFVRNDKLDARNFFDDTRPAFRRNQFGGSAGGPIIRDKLFIFGDYQGTRIRQGQTYLSTVPTPLERTGDFSEMGTPLFDPYTTDPNTGARALLNPADPFVIPAGRINSVAQNVVNLYPLPNRPGVVNNYLLNPKYTQDEDSTDIKVDFPWRAQDQFFGHYTFDDVRAHTPGPLGDLGGTDCCPSDGTNKAQNAAIGWTHTFSPTMLAVVTGAWERYLVKANPLQYGNNLSEQLGIPGANRGDLTTSGLTAFDVSGFTGLGDSLWTPEFAAENMADLSGVLTKMVGKHTLKFGVRYIKMQRNFFQLQSSKGRFEFDGSYTQDLLTGDGGNALADLLLGVPNHSERDALQGRFPTRYWSLDEFVQDDFRATPDLTLNLGLRYSIFSPAAGRIGNFDFQRAIVVNDQDAGPNAVSEPHAGVAFDYGDWGPRVGFAWTPFGHKTTVVRSAYGVFYSPQGNIFDDLGLNPPFLDFASHDFSAGSIPTTSQLVSSGFPSTIIFPDPLHPAGNLRVQGPKRWMPKIMEWNFTVQHQLGQNWVAQVGYVATRGYRLWNHETGDLNSPTEPRDSNFSDPTGNMGRRYFNVLPNLVSLLPLDYAQLSMFYNSFQAKLEKRFANGLSLLTAYTYAKNLGTSDGYVSGSFQNIYDPGASRGPIGSDRTHQLSVSYLYDLPFGRGKTYLTNAGTASDAILGGWEVSGIVAAQSGLAITPGLSFDQTNAGAPSPRPDMIGNPKDFSIGTSTQAALGCSQPGKQTLDCFYNQAVFILPPIAPGQNFARVFGNTANGVLRGPDLVSFDFSALKNFKFSERWTLQFRAEMFNIFNHPNFANPDTTVDNPGGASITSTVPDNQREIQFALKLLF
- a CDS encoding tetratricopeptide repeat protein; this encodes MFWNCLIVIFLSHKWLYRHAMLVFLIVPVALGQTRMPSAAVPNSPNSAEYTQAVNLLKSHQVDQALAAIRAGLDKNPSDWQLYDLQGLAESSIGHANKAEASFQKVIQLAPKRALGYADLGVLYFQLGKSDEAARLFKLALDREQDNFRALLGLGTILLGSNQPAQAAEMLKTAWSSNPGNFRAGYEYALALRDLKRPREAREVLAKMPAPAQPEFATKYYALSGSTEEDLQNWPAAARDYSRAYHFDPGEIEIYSSWVRAAVKSRDPNEIRALPPPPAGFSAQQHFALGTMFASAGSFKQAIPEFRATLQADPANEAAAYNLALSCQQMGNSQEAISVIQSALQHKPSAALYNLLGSVEEQSGNYVQAARDLRRAVDLNPASEEYYFDLGMEYLSHYAFRPALDAFEVADTKFPGTLREKVGLGYAHYGLHQYPEAEQAFLDAIEISPSAPAAIAAWNTLSSFLTPGGYQKISGRLRQLAEAHPSSAEALYYCGVSIFQSGEGMGKPAGLAAAEEYLKRAISLKPDYALAHLELGQIYASRNDFGNAISQFLEAIRIDPDSAISHYQLGQVYRKTGKLKMAGQELAQYSLLSQEERSEMSHHQSEIKKFLIVETARPGK
- a CDS encoding CRTAC1 family protein → MNRRQVLQLLGAASVSCLARKRLWPQFPAASAQGAAFPHYVDVAGRAGLTARTVLQGDPSNDFLLATTGGGVALIDYDNDGWLDIFLLNCWGLHGFHEGEAPTNHLYRNNRDGTFTDVTLKAGLTSHGWSQGVCVGDYDNDGFPDLFVTQYGHNLLYHNNHDGTFTDVTRGAGLNASPPAWNSGAAFLDYDRDGSLDLFVSHYVDYQYGLTLYGSNPNLEGTQSPVLYGVAGLKGTFNTLYRNNGDGTFTDVSEKAGILKTRPTYGFTPLVADFDNDGWPDIYVADDSTPSLLYQNNHDGAFSEIGLLAGVAFNSNGHTQAGMGVDVGDYDGDGRLDILKTNFSDEPPALFHNDGQGFFTDVTVQAGLAGAVQNVKWGTAFLDFDNDGSQDIVIVTGPIYPPGVNSHHPMASESGKNLLFRNLGNGRFEDISAESGPAFSESRCGRGLAVGDLFHTGQLDLVVNNINDRPSLLRNQRPSSNSWLLIRLVGTKTNKSAIGSRVTVIAGAQRAMQEVRSGGSFCSQNDLRLHFGLGPNVRSARMEVRWLSGSTQVLERVPANRLVTIEEGKGIVAQEPW